One part of the Streptomyces ferrugineus genome encodes these proteins:
- a CDS encoding TatD family hydrolase: protein MPSNAADKHAAPPLPEPLRVPVADSHTHLDMQSGTVEEALAKAASVGVTTVVQVGCDVRGSRWAAETAAEYDAVHATVALHPNEAPRIVHGDPDGWSRQGAREPGGAGALDEALAEIDRLAALPQVKGVGETGLDYFRTGPEGKQAQEESFRAHVEIAKRHGKTLVIHDRDAHEDVLRVLKEEGAPERTVFHCYSGDAEMAKVCARAGYFMSFAGNVTFKNAQNLRDAVAVAPLELLLVETDAPFLTPVPYRGRPNAPYLIPITVRAMAAVRGIEEDALAAALGSNTAHAFGY from the coding sequence ATGCCTTCGAACGCCGCCGACAAGCACGCCGCCCCGCCGCTCCCGGAACCGCTCCGGGTACCGGTCGCCGACTCGCACACCCACCTCGACATGCAGTCGGGCACGGTGGAGGAGGCCCTGGCGAAGGCGGCGTCGGTGGGCGTGACGACCGTCGTGCAGGTGGGCTGCGACGTACGGGGCTCGCGGTGGGCGGCCGAGACGGCGGCGGAGTACGACGCCGTGCACGCGACCGTCGCGCTGCATCCGAACGAGGCGCCGCGCATCGTGCACGGCGATCCCGACGGCTGGTCCCGGCAGGGGGCGCGCGAGCCCGGGGGCGCGGGGGCGCTCGACGAGGCGCTCGCGGAGATCGACCGCCTGGCCGCACTCCCCCAGGTGAAGGGCGTCGGCGAGACCGGCCTCGACTACTTCCGCACCGGGCCCGAGGGCAAGCAGGCGCAGGAGGAGTCCTTCCGCGCCCACGTCGAGATCGCCAAGCGGCACGGCAAGACGCTGGTCATCCACGACCGCGACGCCCACGAGGACGTGCTGCGCGTGCTGAAGGAGGAGGGCGCGCCCGAGCGGACCGTCTTCCACTGCTACTCCGGCGACGCGGAGATGGCCAAGGTGTGCGCCCGCGCCGGATACTTCATGTCCTTCGCGGGCAACGTCACCTTCAAGAACGCCCAGAACCTGCGGGACGCGGTGGCGGTGGCGCCGCTGGAGCTGCTCCTGGTGGAGACGGACGCGCCCTTCCTCACGCCGGTGCCGTACCGCGGACGGCCCAATGCGCCGTATCTCATTCCGATCACGGTGCGCGCCATGGCGGCCGTACGGGGGATCGAGGAGGACGCGCTGGCGGCGGCCCTCGGCTCGAACACGGCACATGCCTTCGGTTACTGA
- a CDS encoding ABC-F family ATP-binding cassette domain-containing protein, which produces MAVNLVNVENVSKVYGTRALLDGVSLGVSEGDRIGVVGRNGDGKTTLIRMLAKLEEADTGRVTHSGGLRLGVLTQHDSLDPEATVRHEVIRDLADHEWAGNAKIRDVLTGLFGGLDLPGFPQGLDTVIGPLSGGERRRIALAKLLIEEQDLIVLDEPTNHLDVEGIAWLAQHLRERRSALVCVTHDRWFLDQVCTRMWDVQRGDVYEYEGGYSDYVYARAERERIAATEEVKRQNLVRKELAWLRRGAPARTSKPRFRVEAANELIKDVPPPRDSSELMKFASSRLGKTVFDLEDITVQAGPKVLLKHVTWQLGPGDRIGLVGVNGAGKTSLLRAMAEAARTEGEAQPAGGRIAVGKTVKLAYLSQEVDELDPDWRVLEAVQRVRERVDLGKGREMTAGQLCETFGFNKEKQWTPVGDLSGGERRRLQLLRLLMDEPNVLFLDEPTNDLDIETLTQLEDVLDGWPGSMIVISHDRFFIERTTDRVFALLGDATLRMLPRGIDEYLERRHRMEAQAAAAAATPAAEKAVPERSAADLRAAKKELQKIERQLDKISERETKLHAQIAEHATDFAKVAELDTELRDLAGQRDELELRWLELAEEA; this is translated from the coding sequence ATGGCCGTCAACCTCGTCAATGTCGAGAACGTCAGCAAGGTGTACGGCACCCGTGCCCTGCTCGACGGCGTGTCGCTCGGCGTCTCCGAGGGCGACCGCATCGGCGTCGTGGGTCGCAACGGCGACGGCAAGACGACCCTGATCCGGATGCTGGCCAAGCTGGAGGAGGCCGACACCGGCCGGGTCACCCACTCCGGCGGACTGCGCCTCGGCGTGCTCACCCAGCACGACTCGCTCGACCCCGAGGCCACCGTCCGCCACGAGGTCATCCGGGACCTGGCCGACCACGAGTGGGCCGGCAACGCCAAGATCAGAGACGTACTGACCGGACTCTTCGGCGGGCTCGACCTGCCCGGGTTCCCCCAGGGGCTCGACACCGTCATCGGCCCGCTCTCCGGGGGCGAGCGGCGCCGGATCGCGCTCGCCAAGCTGCTCATCGAGGAGCAGGACCTGATCGTCCTCGACGAGCCCACCAACCACCTCGACGTCGAGGGCATCGCCTGGCTCGCCCAGCATCTGCGCGAGCGGCGCTCGGCACTGGTGTGCGTCACCCACGACCGCTGGTTCCTCGACCAGGTCTGCACCCGCATGTGGGACGTCCAGCGCGGCGACGTCTACGAGTACGAGGGCGGCTACTCCGACTACGTCTACGCCCGCGCCGAGCGCGAGCGCATCGCCGCCACCGAGGAGGTCAAGCGGCAGAACCTCGTCCGCAAGGAGCTGGCCTGGCTGCGCCGCGGCGCGCCCGCGCGTACGTCCAAGCCGCGCTTCAGGGTCGAGGCGGCCAACGAGCTCATCAAGGACGTGCCGCCGCCCCGGGACAGCAGCGAGCTGATGAAGTTCGCCTCGTCCAGGCTCGGCAAGACCGTGTTCGACCTGGAGGACATCACCGTCCAGGCCGGTCCCAAGGTGCTGCTCAAGCATGTGACCTGGCAGCTCGGGCCCGGCGACCGCATCGGACTCGTCGGGGTCAACGGCGCCGGGAAGACGTCGCTGCTGCGCGCCATGGCCGAGGCGGCACGGACCGAGGGTGAGGCGCAGCCGGCCGGTGGCCGGATCGCGGTCGGAAAGACCGTCAAACTGGCCTACCTCTCCCAGGAGGTCGACGAGCTCGACCCCGACTGGCGGGTACTGGAAGCCGTTCAGCGGGTGCGCGAGCGCGTCGACCTCGGCAAGGGGCGCGAGATGACCGCCGGACAGCTGTGCGAGACCTTCGGCTTCAACAAGGAGAAGCAGTGGACGCCGGTCGGCGACCTGTCCGGCGGTGAGCGCCGCCGGCTCCAGCTCCTGCGCCTGCTGATGGACGAGCCCAACGTCCTCTTCCTGGACGAGCCCACCAACGACCTCGACATCGAGACCCTCACCCAGCTCGAGGACGTCCTCGACGGCTGGCCGGGCTCGATGATCGTCATCTCCCACGACCGGTTCTTCATCGAGCGCACCACCGACCGCGTGTTCGCGCTGCTCGGCGACGCCACCCTGCGGATGCTGCCGCGCGGCATCGACGAGTACCTGGAGCGCCGCCACCGCATGGAGGCCCAGGCCGCCGCCGCGGCCGCCACTCCGGCCGCCGAGAAGGCCGTGCCGGAGCGGAGCGCGGCCGATCTGCGCGCCGCCAAGAAGGAGTTGCAGAAGATCGAGCGACAGCTCGACAAGATTTCCGAACGGGAGACCAAGCTGCACGCGCAGATCGCCGAGCACGCCACCGACTTCGCGAAGGTCGCCGAACTCGACACGGAGCTGCGCGATCTGGCCGGTCAGCGGGATGAACTGGAGCTGCGCTGGCTGGAACTCGCCGAGGAGGCGTAG
- a CDS encoding 4-(cytidine 5'-diphospho)-2-C-methyl-D-erythritol kinase, translating into MSASVTVRVPAKVNVQLAVGAARPDGFHDLANVFLAVGLYDEVTVTASPDGPRVTCDGPDADQVPLDRTNLAARAAEALAARHGRTPDVHLHIAKDIPVAGGMAGGSADGAGALLACDALWGTNASREELLDICAELGSDVPFSLVGGAALGTGRGEKLRVLDVGGTFHWVFAMADRGLSTPAVFREFDRLGEGTDIPEPVASQPLLDALAKGDADALAAAVSNDLQPAALSLFPELADTLAAGRAAGALTALVSGSGPTTAFLVRDPEAAVKVTEALRTSGTCRSVRTASGPARGATVVRGGGEFGE; encoded by the coding sequence GTGAGCGCGAGCGTCACCGTCCGCGTCCCCGCCAAGGTCAACGTCCAGCTCGCGGTGGGCGCCGCCCGGCCCGACGGGTTCCACGACCTGGCCAACGTCTTCCTCGCCGTCGGCCTGTACGACGAGGTCACCGTCACCGCCTCGCCCGACGGCCCGCGCGTCACCTGCGACGGCCCCGACGCCGACCAGGTGCCGCTGGACCGCACGAACCTCGCCGCGCGCGCGGCCGAGGCGCTCGCCGCGCGCCACGGCCGTACCCCCGACGTGCATCTGCACATCGCCAAGGACATCCCGGTGGCCGGCGGCATGGCGGGCGGCAGCGCGGACGGCGCGGGCGCGCTGCTGGCGTGCGACGCGCTGTGGGGCACCAACGCCTCGCGCGAGGAACTCCTCGACATCTGCGCCGAGTTGGGCAGCGACGTGCCGTTCAGCCTGGTCGGCGGCGCGGCCCTGGGCACCGGACGGGGCGAGAAGCTGCGCGTGCTCGACGTGGGCGGCACCTTCCACTGGGTGTTCGCGATGGCCGACCGCGGGCTGTCCACCCCCGCCGTCTTCCGCGAGTTCGACCGGCTCGGCGAGGGCACCGACATCCCCGAACCCGTCGCCTCCCAGCCGCTGCTCGACGCCCTGGCCAAGGGGGACGCCGACGCGCTCGCCGCCGCCGTCTCCAACGACCTCCAGCCCGCGGCCCTCTCCCTCTTCCCGGAGCTCGCCGACACCCTCGCCGCCGGCCGCGCCGCGGGCGCGCTGACGGCGCTCGTCTCCGGCTCAGGCCCGACCACGGCGTTCCTCGTCCGCGATCCCGAGGCGGCGGTGAAGGTGACCGAGGCCCTGCGGACGTCCGGCACCTGCCGCTCGGTGCGCACGGCGTCGGGGCCCGCGCGGGGCGCGACGGTGGTGCGGGGCGGCGGTGAGTTCGGGGAGTAA
- a CDS encoding peptidoglycan recognition protein family protein, giving the protein MSESPTPAQPSHRRKRSLSRRGAIAAGGAVAAGAAITPMVFAAGDSGESDNSASGTGDSGTTPEKFPATRTEAATGTGEATTAFAASYVGVRWSGAKDGAAIRLADGDWQTLASGCATVEDGGTALVAADSATAYSVKAPGGINAVHSLAIDTTDGPDRTFHVPSEPTRVRGVGYLSRPAWGADESKRFKPDGSVNSPETYYPLQIITVHHTATPNDDPDPAATVRAIYEYHAITNDWGDIGYHFLIDEAGTVYEGRYSGDDGIPAFNPDGDLVTGFHSVGYNSGALGIALIGNLDRQAPTDAAKASLIRLIKVICRLQGLDPQAQVTYTNPVNGTKKDTNTIGGHRDYFDTECPGQVMYDLLGEVRTAAARR; this is encoded by the coding sequence GTGTCCGAATCCCCCACCCCCGCACAGCCGTCCCACCGTAGAAAGCGCTCCCTCTCCCGCCGGGGCGCGATCGCCGCCGGCGGCGCGGTGGCCGCCGGGGCCGCGATCACGCCGATGGTGTTCGCGGCCGGCGACTCCGGCGAGAGCGACAACTCCGCCTCCGGCACCGGCGATTCCGGCACGACGCCGGAGAAGTTCCCGGCCACCCGGACCGAGGCCGCCACCGGCACCGGCGAGGCCACCACCGCCTTCGCCGCCTCCTACGTCGGGGTCCGCTGGTCCGGCGCGAAGGACGGCGCCGCCATCCGGCTCGCGGACGGCGACTGGCAGACCCTGGCCAGCGGCTGCGCGACCGTCGAGGACGGCGGCACGGCCCTGGTCGCCGCCGACAGCGCCACCGCGTACTCGGTGAAGGCGCCGGGCGGCATCAACGCCGTCCACTCGCTCGCGATCGACACCACCGACGGACCCGACCGCACCTTCCACGTGCCGAGCGAGCCCACGCGCGTGCGCGGCGTCGGCTACCTCTCGCGCCCGGCCTGGGGCGCCGACGAGTCCAAGCGGTTCAAGCCGGACGGCTCGGTCAACTCGCCCGAGACGTACTACCCGCTGCAGATCATCACGGTCCACCACACCGCGACGCCGAACGACGACCCCGACCCGGCCGCGACGGTACGCGCGATCTACGAGTACCACGCGATCACCAACGACTGGGGCGACATCGGCTACCACTTCCTCATCGACGAGGCGGGCACGGTCTACGAGGGCCGCTACTCCGGCGACGACGGCATCCCGGCCTTCAACCCCGACGGCGACCTCGTCACCGGCTTCCACTCCGTGGGCTACAACTCCGGCGCCCTGGGCATCGCCCTGATCGGCAACCTCGACCGGCAGGCGCCCACGGACGCGGCCAAGGCCTCCCTGATCCGGCTGATCAAGGTGATATGCCGCCTCCAGGGCCTCGACCCGCAGGCGCAGGTGACCTACACCAACCCCGTCAACGGCACGAAGAAGGACACGAACACCATCGGCGGGCACCGCGACTACTTCGACACCGAATGCCCCGGCCAGGTCATGTACGACCTCCTCGGCGAGGTCCGCACGGCCGCCGCCCGCCGCTGA
- a CDS encoding resuscitation-promoting factor, with protein MSNAQFETYGPSRAHEPPPYGGFDPYGAQTLAYGVPRPYEARTDSYGAGYETRGGYGAYEKYDDTYRPAYEISETAHTPVVRPRSGRRAAHRRRARAAERGDGTMRRLVPQALVVAFLAGGTSAFVAKDKGIELSVDGKPRSLHTFADDVTELLDDEGVEVGAHDEVAPPPDTGLANGDEVAVRYGRPLRLTIDGHKREVWTTAHTVEEALTQLGVRAEGAYLSASRSRRIGREGLALEVRTERAVTVMADGLARPIRTNAATVNEVVEQAGITLRGQDTTSVPLDSFPRDGQTVTVLRITGRKEIRDEAIPFAVERVDDPSVFKGTEIVERAGRAGLRRTTYSLRTVNGVKQKPRRTGSEVVREPQTQIVKVGTKPLPTSVDGAGQLNWDGLAACESGGRADAVDSSGTYGGLYQFDTRTWHDLGGKGRPQDAPPAEQTMRAKKLYVRQGTSPWPHCGGRLHR; from the coding sequence GTGAGCAACGCGCAGTTCGAGACGTACGGCCCGAGCCGGGCCCACGAGCCCCCGCCGTACGGCGGCTTCGACCCGTACGGCGCTCAGACGCTGGCGTACGGGGTGCCGAGGCCCTACGAGGCGCGTACGGACAGTTACGGAGCCGGGTACGAGACGCGCGGGGGGTACGGGGCGTACGAGAAGTACGACGACACCTACCGGCCCGCGTACGAGATCTCCGAGACGGCGCACACGCCCGTGGTGCGCCCCAGGAGCGGCCGCCGGGCCGCGCACCGGCGCAGGGCGCGCGCGGCCGAGAGGGGCGACGGGACCATGCGCCGGCTCGTCCCGCAGGCGCTGGTCGTCGCGTTCCTCGCGGGCGGGACCAGCGCGTTCGTCGCCAAGGACAAGGGGATCGAGCTGAGCGTCGACGGCAAGCCGCGCAGCCTGCACACCTTCGCCGACGACGTCACCGAACTGCTCGACGACGAGGGCGTCGAGGTCGGGGCGCACGACGAGGTCGCGCCTCCTCCCGACACGGGGCTCGCCAACGGGGACGAGGTCGCGGTGCGCTACGGACGTCCCCTGCGGCTCACGATCGACGGCCACAAGCGCGAGGTGTGGACGACGGCGCACACGGTGGAGGAGGCGCTCACTCAGCTGGGGGTGCGTGCCGAGGGCGCGTATCTTTCGGCCTCGCGCTCCCGGCGCATCGGGCGTGAGGGGCTCGCGCTGGAGGTGCGCACCGAGCGAGCCGTGACGGTCATGGCGGACGGCCTGGCCCGCCCCATCCGCACCAACGCCGCGACCGTGAACGAGGTCGTGGAGCAGGCGGGGATCACCCTGCGCGGCCAGGACACCACCTCCGTCCCCCTGGACAGCTTCCCGCGCGACGGGCAGACGGTCACCGTCCTGAGGATCACCGGCCGCAAGGAGATCCGCGACGAGGCGATCCCGTTCGCCGTGGAGCGCGTCGACGACCCCTCGGTGTTCAAGGGCACGGAGATCGTCGAGCGGGCGGGGCGGGCGGGACTGCGGCGGACCACGTACTCCCTGCGCACGGTCAACGGCGTCAAGCAGAAGCCGCGCCGGACCGGGTCCGAGGTGGTGCGCGAGCCGCAGACACAGATCGTGAAGGTGGGCACCAAGCCCCTGCCGACGTCCGTGGACGGTGCCGGGCAGCTCAACTGGGACGGGCTGGCGGCGTGCGAGTCCGGGGGCCGGGCCGACGCGGTGGACTCGTCGGGGACGTACGGCGGGCTGTACCAGTTCGACACGCGGACCTGGCACGACCTCGGCGGGAAGGGCCGGCCGCAGGACGCCCCGCCGGCGGAGCAGACGATGCGCGCGAAGAAGCTGTACGTGCGGCAGGGGACCAGTCCCTGGCCGCACTGCGGGGGGCGGCTGCACAGGTGA
- the rsmI gene encoding 16S rRNA (cytidine(1402)-2'-O)-methyltransferase: MTGTLVLAGTPIGDVKDAPPRLVEELAGADVIAAEDTRRLKRLTQALGVQPAGRVVSYFEGNESARTPELVEALQEGSRVLLVTDAGMPSVSDPGYRLVAAAVAKDIRVTAVPGPSAVLTALALSGLPVDRFCFEGFLPRKAGERLSRLKEVAGERRTLVYFEAPHRLDDTLAAMAEVFGGERRAAVCRELTKTYEEVRRGGLGELAEWAAQGVRGEITVVVEGAPEKGAEEIDAAELVRRVRVREEAGERRKEAIAAVAAAAGVPKREVFDAVVAAKNAGA, translated from the coding sequence GTGACAGGAACCCTTGTTTTGGCAGGCACCCCCATCGGCGACGTCAAGGACGCCCCGCCCCGGCTGGTCGAGGAGCTCGCCGGTGCGGATGTGATCGCCGCCGAGGACACCCGCCGGCTCAAGCGCCTCACCCAGGCGCTGGGCGTGCAGCCGGCCGGGCGGGTCGTGTCGTACTTCGAGGGCAACGAGTCGGCCCGTACGCCCGAGCTGGTCGAGGCGCTCCAGGAGGGCTCGCGGGTGCTGCTGGTGACCGACGCGGGGATGCCGTCGGTGTCCGACCCGGGGTACCGGCTGGTCGCGGCGGCGGTGGCGAAGGACATCCGGGTCACCGCGGTGCCCGGCCCGTCCGCCGTGCTGACCGCGCTCGCGCTGTCCGGGCTGCCGGTCGACCGGTTCTGCTTCGAGGGGTTCCTGCCGCGCAAGGCGGGGGAGCGGCTGTCGCGGCTGAAGGAGGTGGCCGGGGAGCGGCGCACGCTCGTCTACTTCGAGGCCCCGCACCGGCTCGACGACACGCTCGCCGCGATGGCCGAGGTGTTCGGCGGCGAGCGCCGGGCCGCCGTGTGCCGGGAGCTGACCAAGACATACGAGGAGGTCAGGCGCGGCGGGCTGGGGGAGCTGGCGGAGTGGGCCGCGCAGGGGGTGCGCGGGGAGATCACCGTCGTCGTCGAGGGGGCGCCCGAGAAGGGGGCCGAGGAGATCGACGCCGCTGAGCTGGTGCGGCGGGTTCGCGTCCGCGAAGAGGCGGGGGAGCGGCGCAAGGAGGCCATCGCGGCGGTGGCGGCGGCGGCCGGGGTGCCGAAGCGCGAGGTCTTCGACGCCGTGGTGGCGGCCAAGAACGCGGGGGCGTGA
- a CDS encoding dolichyl-phosphate-mannose--protein mannosyltransferase: MTSTASSMDSTDIRQGQAPHEQRPSWQQRLRRFGYTASPRSDVRDRLVPPYVQPSPRMWQFLGVSRPLAERIARWSAWGGPLLVTLLAGVLRFWNLGSPKAVIFDETYYAKDAWALVHRGFEVGWDKNANDLVLELGDKVKIPTDAAYVVHPPVGKYVIGLGELMFGFNPFGWRFMTALLGTLAVLMLCRIGRRVFRSTFLGCLAGTLMAVDGLAFVMARTSLLDGVLMFFVLAAFGCLVLDRDRARAKLAAALPADADGRVRPDAHIAETLRLGWRPWRWAAGLMLGLAIGTKWNGLYFLVAFGLMTVLWDVGARRVAGARHPYEAVLRRDLGLAFLATVPVAIVTYIASWTGWILSPTDGSGGYYRDWASANGRTSSWSWLFPDWWLSLWHYEHQVYEFHVGLSSPHTYQSNPWSWLVVGRPVSYFYESPAPGRDGCPADAGEKCAREVLALGTPLLWWVAAFAVLYILWRWLFRRDWRAGAIACAVAAGYLPWFLYQERTIFFFYAIVFLPFLCLAVAMLLGTLIGPPGSSDTRRVAGATGAGVLVLLIAWNFIYFWPVYTGTAIPIDDWRSRMWLDTWV, encoded by the coding sequence GTGACCAGTACAGCGTCGTCGATGGACTCCACGGACATCCGGCAGGGCCAGGCACCGCACGAGCAGCGGCCGTCGTGGCAGCAGCGGCTGCGCCGTTTCGGCTACACGGCGTCGCCCAGAAGCGATGTGCGTGACCGGCTCGTGCCGCCCTACGTCCAGCCCAGCCCGCGGATGTGGCAGTTCCTCGGCGTCTCGCGGCCGCTCGCCGAGCGGATCGCGCGCTGGTCGGCCTGGGGCGGTCCGCTGCTGGTCACGCTGCTGGCCGGGGTGCTGCGGTTCTGGAACCTGGGCAGCCCGAAGGCGGTGATATTCGACGAGACGTACTACGCCAAGGACGCCTGGGCGCTGGTCCACCGCGGTTTCGAGGTCGGCTGGGACAAGAACGCCAACGACCTGGTCCTGGAGCTCGGCGACAAGGTGAAGATCCCGACGGACGCGGCGTACGTCGTGCATCCGCCGGTCGGCAAGTACGTGATCGGGCTCGGCGAGCTGATGTTCGGGTTCAACCCGTTCGGCTGGCGCTTCATGACGGCCCTGCTCGGCACGCTCGCCGTCCTGATGCTGTGCCGCATCGGCCGCCGCGTCTTCCGCTCCACCTTCCTGGGTTGTCTGGCCGGCACCCTGATGGCGGTGGACGGGCTGGCCTTCGTGATGGCGCGCACCTCGCTGCTCGACGGGGTGCTGATGTTCTTCGTGCTGGCGGCGTTCGGCTGCCTGGTCCTCGACCGGGACCGGGCCCGGGCGAAACTCGCCGCCGCGCTGCCGGCCGACGCCGACGGCCGGGTCCGCCCCGACGCGCACATCGCCGAGACCCTGCGTCTGGGCTGGCGCCCCTGGCGCTGGGCGGCCGGCCTGATGCTGGGCCTGGCCATCGGCACCAAGTGGAACGGCCTGTACTTCCTGGTCGCCTTCGGCCTGATGACGGTGCTGTGGGACGTCGGCGCCCGCCGGGTCGCCGGCGCCCGCCACCCGTACGAGGCGGTGCTCAGGCGCGACCTGGGTCTGGCCTTCCTGGCGACGGTGCCGGTGGCGATCGTCACCTACATCGCGTCGTGGACCGGCTGGATCCTCTCGCCGACCGACGGCAGCGGCGGCTACTACCGCGACTGGGCGTCAGCGAACGGCCGCACGAGCAGCTGGTCGTGGCTGTTCCCCGACTGGTGGCTCAGCCTGTGGCACTACGAGCACCAGGTCTACGAGTTCCACGTCGGCCTGTCGTCCCCGCACACCTACCAGTCCAACCCGTGGAGCTGGCTCGTCGTCGGCCGCCCGGTGTCGTACTTCTACGAGTCCCCCGCGCCCGGCAGGGACGGCTGCCCCGCCGACGCGGGCGAGAAGTGCGCCCGCGAGGTGCTGGCCCTGGGCACCCCGCTGCTGTGGTGGGTGGCCGCCTTCGCGGTGCTGTACATCCTGTGGCGCTGGCTCTTCCGCCGCGACTGGCGCGCCGGCGCCATCGCCTGCGCCGTCGCGGCCGGCTACCTCCCCTGGTTCCTCTACCAGGAACGCACCATCTTCTTCTTCTACGCCATCGTCTTCCTCCCCTTCCTCTGCCTGGCCGTCGCCATGCTCCTGGGCACCCTCATCGGCCCACCCGGCTCCAGCGACACCCGCCGGGTCGCGGGCGCGACGGGCGCGGGCGTGCTGGTGCTCCTGATCGCCTGGAACTTCATCTACTTCTGGCCCGTCTACACGGGCACGGCGATCCCGATCGACGACTGGCGGTCGCGGATGTGGCTGGACACCTGGGTGTAG
- a CDS encoding calcium-binding protein, with protein MPHRFAGLRTRRAASVLVLALGTALVLPAALGTGRGDPGPPATVGSKEPVEDPTAPVTRLSYRAAPGQNNRVTVTESAADYDDITYVIDDVVPIDPGNGCAYLSDVDHTKVSCKVKIEEMATDPYNTLFVELGDGEDTASGRRVGESTMGYTVFSFGSGDDTWAGTSNEVMTVYGGPGDDKLTAIRGVHVDGNAGDDTIHAGEGTSALGGPGDDTIHAEGDGASASGGPGDDVLRGREGDQVLSGEQGDDSIHGGPGDDLLSGNEGNDVLYGDDGDDLMWGERKVGDGFELSRDEKLGKKRDDKLYGGPGTDELYGGPGPDGLYGGPGTDRLDGGTSPNTVVQD; from the coding sequence GTGCCGCATCGATTCGCCGGACTCCGGACGCGTCGCGCCGCGTCCGTACTGGTACTGGCGCTCGGCACGGCCCTCGTCCTGCCGGCCGCCCTCGGCACCGGGCGCGGCGACCCGGGACCGCCCGCGACGGTGGGCTCGAAAGAGCCGGTCGAAGACCCGACGGCCCCGGTGACAAGGCTCTCGTACAGAGCGGCCCCGGGCCAGAACAACAGGGTGACCGTCACCGAGTCGGCGGCCGACTACGACGACATCACCTATGTGATCGACGACGTGGTCCCCATCGACCCGGGGAACGGCTGCGCCTACCTCAGCGACGTCGACCACACCAAGGTCTCCTGCAAGGTGAAGATCGAGGAGATGGCCACGGACCCGTACAACACCCTGTTCGTGGAGCTCGGCGACGGAGAGGACACCGCCAGTGGCCGCCGGGTCGGCGAATCCACCATGGGCTACACCGTGTTCAGCTTCGGCTCTGGCGACGACACCTGGGCCGGCACCTCGAACGAGGTCATGACGGTCTACGGCGGCCCCGGCGACGACAAGCTGACGGCGATCCGCGGCGTGCATGTCGACGGCAACGCCGGCGACGACACCATCCACGCCGGCGAGGGGACAAGTGCCTTGGGCGGCCCCGGCGACGACACGATCCACGCCGAAGGCGACGGGGCCAGTGCCTCGGGCGGCCCCGGCGACGACGTGCTCCGGGGCCGGGAGGGCGACCAGGTCCTGTCCGGCGAGCAGGGCGACGACTCGATCCACGGCGGCCCCGGCGACGATCTGCTGTCCGGCAACGAGGGCAACGACGTCCTGTACGGCGACGACGGCGACGACCTGATGTGGGGCGAGCGCAAGGTGGGCGACGGCTTCGAACTGTCGCGGGACGAGAAGCTCGGCAAGAAGCGCGACGACAAGCTGTACGGCGGCCCCGGCACCGACGAACTGTACGGCGGACCGGGCCCGGACGGGCTGTACGGCGGGCCCGGCACGGATCGGCTGGACGGGGGGACCAGCCCCAACACCGTGGTCCAGGACTGA
- the rsmA gene encoding 16S rRNA (adenine(1518)-N(6)/adenine(1519)-N(6))-dimethyltransferase RsmA → MSSPTPDALLGPADVRELAAALGVRPTKQRGQNFVIDANTVRRIVRTAQVRPDDVVVEIGPGLGSLTLALLEVADRVTAVEIDDVLAAALPSTIAARMPERADRFALVHSDAMHVTQLPGPPPTALVANLPYNVAVPVLLHMLETFPSIERTLVMVQSEVADRLAAAPGSKVYGVPSVKANWYAEVKRAGAIGRNVFWPAPNVDSGLVALTRRTEPIKTTASRREVFAVVDAAFAQRRKTLRAALAGWAGSAPAAEAALVAAGVSPRARGEALTVEEFARIAEHKESE, encoded by the coding sequence GTGAGCAGCCCCACCCCCGACGCCCTCCTGGGCCCCGCCGACGTCCGAGAGCTCGCGGCGGCCCTCGGTGTGCGCCCCACCAAGCAGCGCGGCCAGAACTTCGTGATCGACGCGAACACGGTCCGCCGTATCGTCCGCACCGCCCAGGTCCGCCCCGACGACGTGGTCGTCGAGATCGGCCCGGGGCTCGGCTCGCTCACCCTCGCCCTGCTGGAGGTGGCCGACCGCGTCACCGCCGTCGAGATCGACGACGTACTGGCCGCCGCGCTCCCGTCCACGATCGCCGCCCGCATGCCGGAGCGCGCCGACCGCTTCGCGCTGGTGCACTCCGACGCGATGCACGTCACTCAGCTGCCGGGCCCGCCGCCCACCGCGCTGGTCGCGAACCTCCCCTACAACGTGGCCGTCCCGGTCCTGCTCCACATGCTGGAGACCTTCCCGAGCATCGAACGCACCCTCGTCATGGTGCAGTCGGAGGTCGCCGACCGCCTCGCCGCCGCACCCGGCTCGAAGGTGTACGGCGTGCCGTCCGTGAAGGCCAACTGGTACGCCGAGGTCAAGCGGGCCGGCGCCATCGGGCGCAACGTCTTCTGGCCCGCGCCGAACGTCGACAGCGGCCTGGTCGCCCTGACCCGGCGCACCGAGCCGATCAAGACCACCGCTTCCCGGCGCGAGGTCTTCGCCGTCGTCGACGCCGCCTTCGCCCAGCGCCGCAAGACGCTGCGCGCCGCGCTCGCCGGCTGGGCGGGTTCGGCGCCGGCCGCCGAGGCGGCACTCGTCGCGGCCGGCGTCTCGCCGCGGGCGCGCGGAGAGGCCCTGACCGTCGAGGAGTTCGCGCGCATCGCCGAGCACAAGGAGTCCGAGTAA